Below is a genomic region from Silurus meridionalis isolate SWU-2019-XX chromosome 1, ASM1480568v1, whole genome shotgun sequence.
tatttttatctggaatttatttaattattttagatctgagtaaagaaaggatgtcgtggataaatgtattttttggcaAAGGTTTAAATTTcgccttttttatttagttatttatttatgtatttaaatcttttataaaaatggtgaaacagaaatgcgcgctgaaatttcgtgccgtttaaaatatttttcatttttacagccaaatatatatatatatatatatatatatatatatatatatatatatatatatatatatatatatatatacagtggtatcCCGCTTATCGACCGGCTGAACGACCAAATGCCTGCTTATCGACCTTAATTACCCCGACCCAcatggagctttttttttttgttacttttgtaatgtttttaatttttactgtataattgtcagaaatccacctgACATCCACCTCCGTTTTCCTGAAGCCCCCGGCTTCAACAATGCACAACTGgggctcattattcactcatccccagctcctatataaaccccttATTCATCCACACTACTTGTCggttattgttggtatgtgaaggtgtttggtgcatgtttgtctgtgttttccctGTCACACATATTCCTATGCATTTCTTCCTTTCCGGActctccacggctgcgctttctttccaaagcgcaccccggattacccttTTCCTCTTGTGCGTTCGCACCCCTCCAGGGTGTACCACGGATATCTCTTTCTCATTTGTCGGGATTCTAtggactgcagtgtgtgtgtgtgtgtgtgtgtgtgtgtgtgtgtgtttgtgtgagttttTGTGTTAAACTCTCCGTGTTTTCGTTAAACCAAAGCGAACTGTGCTCCGGCTTTGCCTACGCTCATTACgctgcataacaattatatacagtattatttatgtacctgtattatttagtattaatactgctaaaaacagggcaaaaattgttaataaatgggTATCGGTGGAGGTCGGGAAcagattaattggttttccattatttcttatgggataattacattCGCTCTTCGACCTTTTCGCATTTTGACCGGTTTTAAAGAACAGGTTAAAGTCGAAAAGCAGGGTaccactgtacatacatacatacacatatgtatatgtatatacgtatataaatacgaattaaaaatgttgttacctaatgaatgtgtccaggctgaagatccatatatagaacacaagcagagaaaagatgatgatgatcatgaatgtgtctgttctcagtcatgtttacatcactgactccctctgtctcacgCACATTAAAcctaaacttcttactgccttctgcctgctgattcttagctccataaactagtctacatctgtggtgagtgagagacaggacttacaccagtggattgaaaaaagacacgcaatgacaggaaatccgttgttcggctgaaattggcatgcagggaaaaaaaatatatatatatatttcaccaaatcagtggattaaaactaaagtaacaagtttgttttgaaagagtaagaagtaaaaagtacagatatttgtgtaaaaatgtaatgagtaaaagtaaaaagttgtctgaaaaataaatagtggagtaaagtactgataccagaaaaatctacttaagtacagtaacgaagtatttacttcccacctctggcaTTAGCACACAGCTGCAGTGGCACAGCCGAACTAACACACAGTCGTTACGACTGCTGTGTACATACATTTTTAGACCAGActaactgtttttgtttttttattattaattgattataaaacatttgattGTTTTCCAATAGCTTTATGTGGTCATGATTTTCAGGCTGTCTAAACCCAGACTGTTCTTCTTTTACTTGCAGCATCATTAGTATTTTCATCACAATATGCAGATGTCCTCTTATAAAGTAGTATGTAAATTGAACTGCTTTGATATTTTGATATATTATTACCCcaataaatgtggaaatctggACTGGATTTTTAAACCATAGCCCCAAATATGGCCCAAACCAAAGATTATAAAAATAtggtcaagaaaaaaaaacctacccAATCATAACATCCATATACTCTGCTtatctccaaaaaaaacaaaaaaaatcaatcatctTAAGTCATTACATTTAGATAATGTATAATCAAGATAAATGCCCAGTGTTCATTTGCTTCAAACTGTTAAGTAGTTTGAAACATTTCACGAACCCAGACGTTATGATTTTACTTTTGCATataagattaaataaatgtccATGTTTCCAGCTTCtcccccaaccttttttttgtcactgtgaCATTTAAAGAGCAAATGGTGGAACAGGGACTCTCTGGAATTCATCTGTTTAGTTCTTGCTTAATTTTGGGTAATTATATTGTAGTTAAAACCATTATAAGCATCATATTTGGCTTTTttaaccatatgtggttcttcttcaaactgctacaaagttaaaggcacacaactgtaaagGGTTGTAAATTTGAGCTCTGTGAAGATACGGCTTGCTTGATATGGGTCTATGTAGAGgtttttgagtggcctgctatacagctctgacTTTAAAcccattaaacacctttgggggaattggaacattgactgcaccccaggcgtcctcaccctacatcagttcctgcctttactaacacccttgtggccgatgaacgcaaatctccacaagcacactctaaaatctagtggaacatcttcccagaagagcggaggttattataacagtaaatgacgACTAAGTGACgaatgtgatgtttaaaaatgcacaaaagaatcttatggtcaggtatccacatatttttgtccatatagtgttcgTATCTCAAATAAGGATTTTCAGGAGTTTAGTGATCCAGTGTAGCAGGTGATAACCGTTACATTCTTgaaaaaaatggcaaacaaTCTGGTGTTTTtcagaaacatttatttctgtttgcaTTGTATTTACACatgctttaatatatatataaaattattctgATTATTGGCCAGTCTTGGAATCCTTTGTTAGGCATTAGATATAGCCGATAATGTCGTTGCATATGATCGGCTGTCTGCTCCCACTCTTCGTCAAAGCACGGAACCGGTAAAAGTCCGTTTCTGACTGGTGCAGCCCGGTGTGTGATTGGTGAAAGAAGGGCTTTGGAATCTGAAACCCTACAGGACATGACATTCGCTTTGTGGACGGCTCTGCAGACTTTCCTCGTCCTTCTATTCCCTTGGACACAAGTGCTATTTTCCGCCTCACGTTGACCAGAAAATCTTTGGCTAGTCTGCTACTAGGGTTGGGCTTTAAATCAGCCGCATCAGGACACTCAGGAAGGTCCATCCAGTTTTTAATGAGGTCTGCAAAGCTGTTGTCTCCCAGCACGAGAGGCTGCCTGTTACGCCCTCTTGTTAACAGGGATGTGGTCCAGTCCTCGGGTTCACTGGCCTCAAATGAGGTCCAACGCTCCAGGCATGCGTCCGAGGTCGATTTGGGCCGAATGCGGTTTGTGCGCACGCAAGCGGAAGACGAAACACGGACATTCCTCGTACGGCGCAGAATTACACCCTCGTCCTGCCAAGATGCCTCGGAATATCCCGAATCGAAGTCGACGCTCTTCTCACTGCAGGGCGAATCGCGAGGCAGATGACCCACTGCGTCATCTTCGTCCCGTTCTTCCTCCAGTGGACTCGCCAGACAGCAAGCTGAGTCGTAGGCGCTGCCTTCACTGGACTGGGAGATCCGCAAACGGGCCATGTGTTCCCTCTGTCGCGCTCTCCGATGGCAAGCCCGTGTGACCGCGTAAGAGCACTTCTGGGGTTCGCGGGGCTCCCGCAGTTGCTTCAGGTCTTGCATGGAACGGATCATGTACCGCATCTGGTCCCCGAAGCAGTCACCCGTATTCCGCACAcacaactgtttaaaaaaaaaagggggaaaaaattgctTTAGAACATACATGACTGATATTTTCCAGCGGCGCACATAAAATGAGTCTGAAGTCGGCGAGTACAAAAAACAGCTGCACTTAAGCCTCAGAGCAGATATCCACAGAACATTTGGCCCCCATATAAAGACAGCCAGACAATTTAGTAGGGGAAAATTTAAACAACGACGTGAGTGTTTAAGAGAACGGAGACGTATCGGAGTTGGCTGAGGGGGGGCCGGATGTGAGTAGGATAAGAAAAgtggaagaagaggaaaaaaatgacaaaccCATGTACCATAGGGCCATGAAAGGGGAAATGACATCACGTTCAAACTACGCTGCACAATGTAGGTCATAGTTCATCGCAAAGAATCAAAATTCTTCCTTTATGACTGTAGGTGGAAACTAAAGCTGCATCCGATAGTGatttattaacaatatataGAACCGAGCCATAGCTTAtaaagagccttgctcaagggcccagcagtagcagctcggtggtggtgggatttgaacctgtgaccttctgatccaaagtacaacgtcttaaccactgagcaacagtcttCCTCGCACTGAAACAATAACTCGGTCCTGCCCCTTCCTTTCAGATATGTGAAGGGGCTTTTCCAAACTGTGCCTTAACTCTggatgtgtttttctttcacttgcATTACTTGAcgcttggattttttttttcgtggaATGCCAGCGAATTGCCTTGGTGTGGTTCGTTTATAGCCTGTGGTGAGACTTAAGGCACAGTTTGGAGAGCACTCAGGGCTGTTATCACAGCTGCGAGGAATTAACTATTTGGCTCGAAAAGACATCAAGCCAGTTGTGGCTTAGGGCCATGCAAAACCCATACGGTTGGGTGGAGGGTTCTGTAATTCAGATCAAACGCTTTCAGAATTATTTTCAGATAAACTTTTACTTGATTGTAAAGGAAACATAAGGACAGTGTAACTTGGCTTTAAGGTAAATAGAGGCGTATATTAGAGTTTGTTGCTGAATAGTGCACAAAGTGATGAAGATTTTTCATACTGGTTAACGATGATGTCATGATTTATCAAATCACCGTGTGTGGAGTTGGGAGTGTTTACATTATATAaggcttttttaaattattataaagataaaaatggtGAGGGAAAATAGATTTATGCCATGATTACCCTTATGGACATGCAATTAAGTGATTATTTGGTGTCTCTGACACAGTGCTGTATACACCCAAATAAACTCCACATTACTGTCAgaatgtgaaaaagtgttttcaaAGAGAAATCtagttttttttggtaaaatatgaatttaccCCGCAGTGCAAACCGTTTTATCACGTTACAGTTCAATATAATTACACAATAGGTAAATGCTAATACACGAGACtacatgtaaaatgttttctaaGATAAAATTTGACACTTACCATTTTTTCCTCTGGAGAGCGTTTAGATTGtgtttttaatcctttttttttttggcgtctgtaaaaaaaatagaaaagcaaaattattaaaatgccGTCCAAAAGCACGGACTAAAGTTCAGACAGTCATCACGGCGCTCTGGTGCATGAATACTAACTCAGATGTCCCGCAGCTGCACAACTCTTTACAGGATGTCTACAGtaacacacgcacgcgcacactcACACGCGCTCCACTCGTGTACGTTTTACTCCGCAGAACAGCGCGAGAGCGGATTTGAGCTCACGGTCGCTTCAGCTTCAGCCAATCAGGAGGCGACTTTGTCCTTCAGCCAGCTAATCAACAGCGAGCTGAAATGTGAGCCGGGAAAGACTCGCCTCACCTGAAGATGAGGAAAAGAATCATAAATCAACAGCATTCAAtagtatttctatattttttttatcattataaatgtacttttatttCAAATGCTTTAATCTAAAaggtatatttaatataaattgtaaTAGAAAGTCTTTATATATTAATCTCTGAGTAGTTTATTTGACTATGTAgctttgtgtatattttactgTGTTTGCTTTAATATTAtgaattcatcatttattctattctttttaGATAGTTATTGAattcaacattaaacattttaatacatttttaaatgtatttcaacatctttacaattatatttcgaaaattttcatcttttttataaatatatttttagctttacttattttaattgcattttggACTGTGTTTGTGGGaggttgtaaataaaaaaatacaaatgtaatacaaacaaaattaataaatgataagtGCAAATTGTATCCAACAAAAATTCGACATTGGAtgctttatataataaaaaatgatgaaaatggaaaatgttaCTGTCCACAGTAAAGCTGCATGTTTAATCAGTattttttgcagatttaatATCTTCTTCTGACGAAGATTAAACGCTTCTGAAACTAAATACAGCACTGAATTGCACAGAGAAAAAGAATACTGCGTAgcaaaactaataataaaagtaataaacttATTTACTATTAAACTCGAGGCGAAAAGAGCGCGCGACAGGAGGCACTGCTTCTGAGCCGAAAGATGAAGTGTAACATGGCTGCCATCTTGTGTTGTTCTGGTGCTACTGCAGCCATCAGCAAACCGTTCACACGTTCTAACGTCATTAAACCCTCTCAATAACAATGAACATGCAAAGCAGCAAAACAGTGTGTGCAAACATCATTGTGCTTAATTACACACTGTCTTTCTAATGTCTTTTTGATTAGCAGTAACACCTCGAGACATTCCACACATTCCTCTCCTCATGAGGCTGGACATTGAAAATGCTAATACAAACCCAATGATGTCCCTAAAATGAGGACAAGACAGAACACGTTTGTGTTAATCTGTAGAAAACTTTGACTAGTTTTTATACGATGGTTGTAGAGGGTTTACTGCATTATGCATTATGCTGCTGTATGCATTTGCAttttagttttgtgtagttttgtttACAGTGCATTAGAAAATATTTAGGgcccttcattttttttcataatgacTTCAAATttatagtgaaaaaaaagaaaagaggcaaATTTGCAGAAGGTCAACTATTTCCACACCAGATCTTTGgagctccaggacctccaggatcTCAGTCACCTCCCTTACCAAGGCTCATATCCCCATGATTTCTCAGTTTGACTGAGCACTCAGATCTCTGAGCTTTACAACTCGTCCTCCTCTTGTcctcatgtctttttttttgctctgatatgcacTTTTAGCTGGTAAACCTTTTACAGACAGGTGTCTGACTTTCCAAATAAATCTCTCATTAAGTGAATTTATAGAAGATTCATAGATATGGGCTTCACCTGAGCTAAATTTAGTGTCATTACAAAAAATACTTGTTTACACCCGTCATAACAAacctttttttggttgtttgtttttgttattatggGGTATGAATTGTAGATTGATTTTGGGGAATACTGTGTGAAAAGCCtgtagttctgtgttgttttaGTTCTGCACAGTAGCATCTGTTTATGGTTAAAATGAGAACGACGCTTCACCTTATTAGTCTTTCCAGAATAAAGGAAACTCTTAACTGGGTTTTCTTTTATAGGACAAATCTGAAAGAATGGCATGAATATcaaatttccttttctttttcattcatatGCTAAAACTGACAGTTGTAATCCGCATGAGAGAAATCTGGAGCAGTGAATGAGATTTACAGATTTCTCAGCAAATCCTTTGATGGGTTTATTTCAATGTGGCAGGTTATACATGCACTTCTTCTCCAGCACTGTTTCACCAACAACCAACAGCAATTTGTCTTTTCCAGTACAGCAAACGGCTCTGCAATTGAAATGCATGAACTGACACTTCCACCATATGGACCCTAAATGTCTAGAGGTTTGCATTTGAATGCTGATGCTCATCATCCCAGCAGACTGCACACAAAACAAGATAAATAGTTAAAGGATGCCTCTGAGGTACAAAGAGCCATTTTCATAATGGATGATTCGAATTCTATACATGTAGATAAGGTTTTTTCTATCACATAGACACAAGTACCCTATGATGCGAATAGTGACGTCATAATATGTAGTGCATTAGATGTAAATGAtgctacatatatatatatatatatatacagtacagaccaaaagtttggacacaccttctcatttaaagagttttctttattttcatgactatgaaaattgtagattcacactgaaggcatcaaaattatgaattaacacgtggaattatatatggaattatatacataacaaaaaagtgtgaaacaactgaaaatgtcatattgtaggttcttcaaagtagccaccttttgctttgattactgctttgcacactcttggcattctcttgatgagctttaagaggtagtcacctgaaatggccttccaacagtcttgaaggagttccccgagagatgcttggcacttgttggcccttttgccttcactctgcggtccagctcacccctaaaccatctcgattgggttcaggtccggtgactgtggaggccaggtcatctggcgcagcaccccatcactctccttcttggtcaaatagcccttgatgccttcagtgtgactctacaattttcatagtcatgaaaataaagaaaactctttaaatgagaaggtgtgtccaaacttttggtctgtactgtatatatatatatatatatatatatatatatatatatatatatatatatatatataactatatgaTCTAAAGATCCCCAAattgtttccacaaagttgcacaaactttttttttgccatagaACTAAAATtacaagataaaaaataaaaaaattgcaaaaataaattaaacattctatatatatatatatatatatatatatatatatatatatatatatatatatatatatggtgcaAAGGAACTACGAACATATGGCACATATGATATTTAGACAGGAACTAAGAAGCCCAAACGTTTTCTTGCATGACAacgctcctgtgcacaaagtaaacCCAATGAAGGCATTTCTTTACTGAAGCTTTAATAGAAAAGCTGGAGTGTTTTGCACAGAGCCTTGACCTCATAAACATCTTTAAGAAGCACTGGAACACTGCACCTTCAACATCAATGCTCAATGCTCTTATGGCTGAATAATCACAGATCTCCATAATAAAGTGtgatcttcctagaagagtggaactTATAACTATAAAAGAGAACCAAATCTGGAACACGAATATTCCATTctacaatagatagatagatagatagatagatagatagatagatagatagatagatagatagatagatagatagatagatagatagatagatagatagatagatagtcaggTAGCTgttttttataacattaatgTAGTTCTTATTTCAAATCTGTTGTATTTAAGTAATGCGAATTCACATTGAGTGTTACAACAATCCTTTTAGAAACACTGCCGGAATTAAACTCTACCTCAAGACTGCAGGATGTTGGCAAGAACATGCTGCTTTTGCTTTTCAATGTTTGGATTTTGACGCACTCTTCACTGCTCCTACAAGAAGATTGGATTGACTGCAGCTGGAACAGCATCAAGAGTGCTGAGTCAGCAAACAAGTAAACAGCATTTCATTGACTGACTGTCCAACAGAATACATGGATTTAATATTTTGGTTCAAATGGACTTCTATCTAGTCGAATGATTAAGCGATTACGCCTCAGAACTTCTCAATAGatcattttcctttatttaaatttttccaattaattgtgaagccatttttttttttaagtataataaacacacacacacggttcacAGTTGTGAAatcaagttttattttcaataaaacatttcatggCATTTATCATAGTCATCAGATGGCGGTCACGTTTTTATTATCTCCTAAAACCACAAACCTCTTGTTTAAATTCTTCATTAGATATTGCAAACTGAAATTGCTCTAAACTCTACAGACAACatgaacaaaaagacaaaaaaaaaaaaaaaaaaaatcccccaaaataataaaaaaaaagtcaaggcACAAAACAGAACCAAAGTGTTGGGGCAGGAACACGAAAGGACGAGCGAAGACAAAGTTATGCATCTTACATATTAGTCACAGTTGAACAGTGTTGAGCGAAGTGAAGCGAAGATTCAGAAGGATAAATGTGTAAAGACAAAATGACCGAGAGCAGGTCACTGTGGCTGAACCAGAGAAAGcgatttgttctttttcttctattattattattataattcatttGAAATGTGGTCCATTACACAGCACATTGTACAGTAAGCCAGAAATGTGAAATTCATgtgaaagtatttaaaaaaacaaacaaacaaaacaaaacaaaacaaaaagtcatATTGATCCCAATCTGTGCTTACATAGCTGTTACAAAAGATATTACACAGGAAGGTTTATTAAGATTTACCAATCTGTTAAAGAAAAGGATTTGTCAAATCTCCCTCCCCTCCATCTCTTCTTTTGCGCTATCGTACTCGAACATAAGTCAAGGAGAAACATCAGAAacaatttacctttttttgttgttttttttaaattctaaagAAAATAACctcaaaaatatttacaaaaacaaaaagaggaataaaaattAGGTTTTGGAATTTTGCAATTCAGTGACAAGTAGAATTCAGCAatatagattttctttttcttgtcgTTCTTggtcctccctccctcccccaATAAAGGTATTAAATGAAATTTCGGCGTTTGTCTGGATGGCTGTAGGCAGTCTGGCACGGTGATGACCGACGCTAATGCAGGGTGGCACCACACAGCTGAGCTTCTCCTGAAGAAACaccacacactatattatacacacacacacacacacacaatggtacTGGGACATCTGGaaaccttttccagccatatgtggtttttctccAAACTCTCACAAAATTggaagtatatacacacacacacacacacacacacacacacacacacacacacacatatatatatatatatatatatatatatatatatatatatatatatatatatatatatatatatatatatatatatatatatatatatatatataaatacatatacatacatacatatatatatatatatagtgttaaCTGTGTGTACACATACCTTGACATGTTCCCTATTTTTGTCATTAGAAAAGCCCACAGTCCTTCAGGTTGTTTTTGATGATGACATCAGTGACGGCGTCGAACACAAACTGCACGTTCTTGGTGTCGGTAGCGCAGGTGAAGTGGGTGTAGATCTCTTTTGTATCCTTCTTCTTGTTCAGATCCTCGAACTTAGTCTGGATGTAGCTCGCTGCTTCATCATATTTGTTGGCTCCTAAACAATAGGAACAGGAAGACGAGGGgggaagagggggaaaaaaaaaaaagggaaaaaaaagatcatggTGAGCACAATGAAACCCAGGTGCTATGGAAAGAAATAGTTCATTTCAAAAGTTGAATGCTACTGAACACCAGTCAACAAGATCTAACATGCAGATTAATTATCTGGGAAGATTTTAATAATCGTTCTGAAATTTggtaattatattaaatttaaactAGCTCAGTCAACCCACACTAGTGCAGGCTACAGCTGAAATAAGTACGACTCAGCAAATTTTTACTACATCCTACATACAGAATTCCCTTCGgaatatttctataaatatatcCCACCATTTCCAGGCAATGCATAACTTCTTACTGTAATTATATGGATTGTAAGTATAAGATTTTGGGTGAAATCAAAATATAAGGCATCCGAgtttctaaatatataaaattaataatgccTCAATAATTGATAGAAAAAAAGCCCCAGTATATCTGCAACCAAAAACATTAAGATATTAAATATCAAAACATTTCGTTTCTATAATTCGAAAGCTATCTGTTAAACCCCAGATTTACTTCCTGAAACAGGACTGAAATCAAACATACacctactaataattataaattataagatGCATGGTATTTCCATAaacaaatgttgtttttttaatgcagggTGGTCTTACAGACCTGTATATTCAGGGAAGCAAATGGTAAGAGGGCTGCGTGTGATCTTCTCCTCAAACAGATCCTTCTTGTTGAGAAAAAGGATAATGGAGGTCTCTGTGAACCATTTATTGTTGCAGATGGAGTCAAAAAGCTTCATGCTCTCATGCATTCGGTTCtgcaggacaaaaaaaataaaggagagagaaagaaagtagtGAAAcaattttttcaataaaaaaaaaaaaacacggtaGAAAGCCCACAAGGGGGAGCC
It encodes:
- the inka1b gene encoding PAK4-inhibitor inka2, yielding MLCVRNTGDCFGDQMRYMIRSMQDLKQLREPREPQKCSYAVTRACHRRARQREHMARLRISQSSEGSAYDSACCLASPLEEERDEDDAVGHLPRDSPCSEKSVDFDSGYSEASWQDEGVILRRTRNVRVSSSACVRTNRIRPKSTSDACLERWTSFEASEPEDWTTSLLTRGRNRQPLVLGDNSFADLIKNWMDLPECPDAADLKPNPSSRLAKDFLVNVRRKIALVSKGIEGRGKSAEPSTKRMSCPVGFQIPKPFFHQSHTGLHQSETDFYRFRALTKSGSRQPIICNDIIGYI